One Yoonia sp. BS5-3 genomic window carries:
- a CDS encoding PhnD/SsuA/transferrin family substrate-binding protein: protein MIASLPMYASPHTADADGRLWAGIRDRLRSAGIAAPDHLTLLPGELIPHWCDPALVLSQTCGLPLRAVLWDKVQILGTPDYGIAGCPPGHYCSVVIARADDTRTRLSTFAKARFAYNEPLSQSGWAALALEAPHVLSGPLIRTGSHRASMMAVRAGEADFAAIDAVTWRMIENAGEGEGCQIVHRTRPNPGLPFITAKGQDAAAIAGALRAAIAAMPDPDRAVLGIKGISDIPRAAYDHPIPPTPDSFRR, encoded by the coding sequence CCAGCCTGCCCATGTACGCATCGCCCCATACGGCAGATGCGGATGGGCGGCTCTGGGCAGGTATCCGCGATAGGCTGCGCAGCGCCGGTATCGCGGCGCCAGACCATCTGACGCTGCTGCCCGGTGAATTGATCCCCCATTGGTGCGATCCCGCACTTGTCCTGTCGCAAACCTGCGGGCTGCCGCTGCGGGCGGTGCTTTGGGACAAGGTGCAAATCCTTGGCACCCCAGATTACGGGATCGCAGGCTGCCCGCCCGGTCATTATTGCAGCGTCGTCATTGCCCGCGCCGATGACACGCGCACCCGGCTTTCGACCTTTGCCAAAGCGCGCTTTGCCTATAACGAACCGCTTTCACAGTCAGGCTGGGCGGCGCTGGCGCTTGAGGCCCCGCATGTGCTTAGCGGCCCGTTGATCCGCACTGGCAGCCACCGGGCCTCAATGATGGCCGTCCGCGCGGGCGAGGCTGATTTCGCCGCCATTGATGCGGTGACATGGCGTATGATCGAAAACGCAGGCGAGGGTGAAGGGTGCCAGATCGTGCATCGCACCCGGCCCAACCCCGGCCTGCCCTTTATTACCGCAAAGGGGCAGGATGCCGCGGCGATTGCCGGCGCCTTGCGCGCGGCGATTGCAGCCATGCCCGATCCCGACCGGGCCGTGCTGGGGATCAAGGGCATCAG